The genomic stretch AGAAGGAGTACCTCGCGGTGCTGTCCACCGGCTCCGGTGACTGGGGCATCGCGGCGCTCACGCGCATCGGACTGGCCTATGCCGACTTCGCGCGCAACATCATGGACTCGCCGGACCCGTCCGGGCTCGATGAGGAGCAGCTCGCCATGTACCGCGGCGAGCTGGAGAACCTGGCGCTGCCGCTGGAGGACAAGGCCTCCGAGGCCCTGGAGAAGGCGCTGGAGAAGGCCTACGAGCTGGGCGTCTACAGTCCGTGGACCCTGGCCGCGCAGGACCAGGTGAACCGCCTGCGTCCGGGGGCCTACGCGCAGGTGCGGCAGGTGAACTACCGCGGCAGCGACACGCTCGTCCGGTCGGACCTGGTGCGCGTGCTGGAAGGCGCCACCGCGACGACGCCGGTCCCGGCGGATTCCTCGAAGCCCTCGGATGACGAGGCGCAGACACCCACGGCGGCGCGCGGGGAGGTGCTGCGATGAAGCCGTTTCGCATCGATTCCTTTCAGGTTGGGGCGGGGAAGACGCAGATGACCTGGTTCCGTTCGCTCCTCGTCGGCTCGCTGGCCTTCACGGCGGCGTGCGCGTCGGGGCCTCAGAAGAAGCAGACCGCCGTGCCGGAGGTGCCTCCGCCCGCGGCGCAGCAGCCCGCGCCCGAGCAGAAGCCGGTGCCGCCTCCCGCGCAGAAGTCCGGCAGCGCGAAGTCCGCCTTCGCGGCGGCGCTCCAGTCCTATGAAGCGGGGGACCTGGACGGTGCGCGCAAGGGCTTCGAGGCGGTGGTGGATGAACTGCCGCAGAGCCTCAACGCGCAGTTCAACCTGGGCGTCATCGCGGAGCGCCAGGGCCGTCCGGATGACGCGCGCGTGGCCTACGAGAAGGTCCTCCTGCTGGACCCGGCGCACGTGCCCGCGGTGGTCAACCTGGGCGTCATGTACCGGGAGCAGGGGCGGCTGGACGAAGCCATCGCGTTGTTCGAGCGGGCGCTGAAGATGCCTGGTCGCGAGTACGACGCGTCGCTGCTCAACAGCCTGTCCATCACCTATCGCGTCGCCGGAAAGCTGGACGAGTCCGAGGCCGCCGCGCGCCGCGTGCTGGTGCGCAACAAGGACAACCCGGGGGCGTACAAGAACCTGGCGCACGTGGCCTACGCACGGGAGAAGTACCGGCTGGCGGAGCTGCTGGCCGGCAACGCGCGCAAGCACTCGGAGAACGACCCGGCGCTCTACAACCTGCTGGGCATGGTCTACCTGAAGCTGGACGACCGGGCGCGCGCGCTGGTGCAGTTCCAGAAGGCCATCTCCCTGGATGCGAAGTTCACCCCGGGCTACCTCAACCTGGGCGCCCTGGCGCTGAGCTTCCGCGACTACGTGGGCGCCGAGCGCTCCTTCGGCAAGGCTGCGGAGCTGGAGCCGGGCTCGCCGGACGTGACGCTGTACCTGGCCTGGGCGCTGGACGGGCAGAAGGGGCGCGACCCGAAGAAGGGCCTGGCCGCGGGTGAGGCGTTCGAGAAGGTGCTGGCCACGCGCTCGGACCTGCCAGAGGCCGTGTGCGGCGCGGGCTGGGCGTATGCGTCGGACCGCGCGGGCTGGCAGAAGGCCATCGCGTTCCTCGACCGCTGCAAGGGGTTGGAGACGACGACCGACAATGACAAGCAGATGATCACCGCCAAGGTCCAGGGCCTGCAGAACATGCTCAAGGCTCCACCGCCCGCCACCGCGCCCGCCACCGCGGAAGGCGAAGGCGATGGCGCTCCGGCGGATGAGGCCATTGGCGGCGGCGGTGCGCAGCCCGCGCAGGGCGCCGAGGGTGTGGCGCCTGGTCAGGGCTCGGATGTTGCGCCGAAAGGCGATGCCACGGGCGGCGCGGGCGCACAGCCTGGGCAGGGCGCGGGCACCCAGCCCGAGCAAGGCACCACGGGCGAGTGAAGCGGCTGCCCTTGGGGAGCGGCGTGCGTCGCTAGCAGCGGGGGCTGGGTTGGACAGGCACCCGTGGCATCACCCCAGCAGGCAAGCTGGAGTTTTGACGAAGAGGGACGGAACTTTTTTCCTCTCTCCAGGCTGCAACACCCGGATGAGCAGGCGAGCTCCTCTGGATTCAAGGACTTGAGGTTGGATCGCGCTGTGCATTGGGAGGTTGAGCATGAGGCGACTGGTATCAGCGGTGGTGGTGCTGGGCCTGTGGGCGGCACCCTCGGTGGCGATGGCACAGGCGTCGAAAGATACGGTGAAGGTCGTCCAGGAGGAGGACCGCACTGTCTTCCAGAAGAAGACGGTCATCGACTTCACGGATGTCGCGGTGGAAGGCGAGCTCACGAAGCCTGAGGGCTCGTACGTCCTCCACCGGAAGAAGACGGACTTCCAGAGCCTCATCAAGGTCCGGGACAACTTCGATCCAGAGTTACAGAAGTCAGTCGACAACCTCTAGCGGCAGCGGGCGGCGGCAGTCGTTCTAAGGGCGGAAGGGAAGAGGGAAAATCCTCATGGCGGCGGCGAAGAACAACGGCTTGACGCTTCGGATCACCGGGCCGGATGGCTCCACGGCGGAAGCCGTGTCGGAGGCCGAGAGCGTCATTGTGGGGTCGGGCGCTCAGGCGGCAGTGAAGATTCAGGACCCGGGGGTCTCGAATCTCCATGTGATGCTGAAGGTGGACAAGGATGGCTCGGTCACGGCCATCGACCTGGGG from Myxococcus xanthus encodes the following:
- a CDS encoding tetratricopeptide repeat protein, producing MKPFRIDSFQVGAGKTQMTWFRSLLVGSLAFTAACASGPQKKQTAVPEVPPPAAQQPAPEQKPVPPPAQKSGSAKSAFAAALQSYEAGDLDGARKGFEAVVDELPQSLNAQFNLGVIAERQGRPDDARVAYEKVLLLDPAHVPAVVNLGVMYREQGRLDEAIALFERALKMPGREYDASLLNSLSITYRVAGKLDESEAAARRVLVRNKDNPGAYKNLAHVAYAREKYRLAELLAGNARKHSENDPALYNLLGMVYLKLDDRARALVQFQKAISLDAKFTPGYLNLGALALSFRDYVGAERSFGKAAELEPGSPDVTLYLAWALDGQKGRDPKKGLAAGEAFEKVLATRSDLPEAVCGAGWAYASDRAGWQKAIAFLDRCKGLETTTDNDKQMITAKVQGLQNMLKAPPPATAPATAEGEGDGAPADEAIGGGGAQPAQGAEGVAPGQGSDVAPKGDATGGAGAQPGQGAGTQPEQGTTGE